The Nitrospira sp. SG-bin1 genomic sequence CCCATTGGGGAGCTCGTCTACTGACTGCGACAGCCTCAATGACACGCTCAAGCAGGAAGGGGTCACCCTAATCGCACCGCACAGGTGTACGATAAAACTGAAGGCCCAAGATGGCCGCTACGTGCGTCGCTATGAGCGCCGCTTGCTCGTGGAGCGCTTCTTTGCCTGGCACCAATGGAAGAGGCGTTGCTGATTCGCTGGAGTACTATGCCACCAATTTTCTGGGCTTTGTGCAGCTCGCCTGCATTACGATGCTCCTCAAGCAATTTTGAAATAGGTTCCAGTATCATTACGTCGTGAATGCTCTGAACGGCAGTCGGTGAAATAGCTGAAATGCCACTGATAGATAGATGACCTCGGCACGCATGATGGATCCGCCAGTGCGTTCGACCACACTATTGTTCCTTGGGGTAGGCATGAGTCAGACTGTGTCGGATATGGGCATCAGCAGCGCTACTGCATGCGAAGAGGGCGCATGCTTCTTGCCAATCGCTTGCGTAGATACACCGTCGTGCGGGTATTCTTAGTGATAGCTTCTGGAGGCTCTTTGAAGGTGAGTACTCCGGTTGACCTATAAAGAGACAGATTCATCATCATGTCTGTTCACAGTGTCATGAAAGTAGCCGGCCGGCATTAAACGAGGAGATCGGCATGGGAGTTCCACTGCTTGACTTGAAAGGACACCACGAACCGCTTCACAAGGAGATCATGGCGGCGCTGGAACAGACGTTTCAAAGCCAGACGTTTATTCTCGGCCCGGACGTAGGCAAGCTGGAGGAACGTGTGGCTGCCTATTGCCAGACTAAGTATGGTGTCGGTGTGACCTCTGGAACGGATGCGCTTCTGGTCGCCCTCATGGCCCTCGGTATCGGCCCCGGTGATGAGGTCATCACAACGCCCTATTCGTTCTTTGCCACGGCCGGTGCAGTCGTGAGGGTGGGAGCGAAGCCGGTGCTCGTGGACATCGATCCAGTGACTTATAATATCGACCCCGCCGGAATTCAATCAACGCTGACGGCCAGAAGCAAGGCCATTATCCCGGTACACCTCTACGGACAATGCGCCGACATGGCCCCTATCATGGATGTCGCGAAGCAGCACAATTTGAGCGTCATTGAGGACGCCGCCCAAGCCATCGGTTCCGAATATCATGACGGGCGGCGCGCTTGCAGCATTGGGACCATCGGCTGTCTATCGTTTTTCCCGAGTAAGAATCTCGGATGCTTGGGCGATGGCGGGATGGCGGTGACCAATGATCCTGATCTCGCAGAGCGGATGCGGGTTCTGCGGGTCCATGGGAGCAAGCCGAAGTACTATCACAAGTGGATTGGAGGGAACTTTCGTCTCGATACCATACAGGCAGCGGTTCTGAACGTTAAGCTCAACTATCTTGATGGGTGGACCAAAAGACGACAGGAGAATGCCACCCGATATGAAACTCTGTTCAAGCAGAGCGGCCTTGTGCAGAACAAAAACGTGACATTGCCGGAACCAGCATACCGAGACTCCGGCGTGAAGCATTATCACATTTATAATCAGTTTGTGATAAGGGTTGAGCAACGAGATGCCCTCATGGGGCATTTGAAGCAGCGAGGAATCGGGGCGGAAATTTACTATCCGATCCCATTCCACCTCCAGGAATGTTTTCTCTATTTAGGATACCGTGAAGGAGACTTTCCTGAATCGGAGCGTGCAGCCAAGGAGACCATCGCAATTCCCATATATCCCGAGTTGACTATGGAACAACAGACTGCAGTGGTTGAAGGGATCGCCGCGTTCTACAGATAACTAGAGTTGTCCTTGGTGATAAGGTATGTTTGGAGATACAGTGTCGCCGGTAGCTTCCTTAAGGCGGACTGCTCAGCACCTTTCCGGAAGCTTACAGTGCATCTCGACTCGAGGTATGCTGAGTACGGCTCGTCACGCCAAGCAGCAGGTGATGCAGCCGCCTGGCGATTTCCTTTCGATTGTACAGTTTCTCCGCTGCACAGCGACCGGCTTGTCCCAGTTCTCGGCGTAATTCGGAGGTGGAAGCCAGCCGACGGACAGCCTGTTCGAGGCCTCGAATGTCTTCGTAGGGAACCGCCAAACCAGCTCTGGCATCAAGCACGCGTCGCGCACCTTCCCCTCCTCCGGCGAAGAGGATTGGCATCCCGCTGGCCATCGCTTCATAGATTTTGCTGGGCACCGCGCCGGGAATTGAAAACTTAAGCACGTGAAACCCCACCTGCGATGCCGCCAGTAAGGCGGGAATTCTCTCCTTCGGTTGTGCCGGCAGGAGTCGCACATTGTTCAAATTTTCATCCTCGATTCGCCGTCGTAAGGATTCGCGCTCCGCCCCATCCCCCACCAGCACGAACTGAACATGGTTCAAATCGCGAACGGCCGCGGCAACATCCAGAACCACACCCAGTCCTTGGGCCATTCCCATAACGCCCGCATAGGTGAAGGTGATACGATCCCGTCCCCCCAGCAGAGATCGTGCCTCATCATCCGCGAATTGGGAACCGAACCTTTCAACATCGACACCATTGGTAATCACTTCCGCATCGGTCGAGGAACATCGACGCCGCACGGATTCAACGATTTCATTCGAGGTACCGGTCACCAAGGCCGCCCGTCGGTAATACGACAGTTCAAGAGCCTCAGCCGCGGCAAGGACGAATCGATTCTTGACCACTCCCATGTATTTAGCCGATTCGGGCCAGAGATCGGAAACATTGAAGACCATCGGCACACCCCAATGTCGGGCCAAGCGAATACCGGCATGTCCGAGAAACAACGGAGGTGACTCGATAAACAACACATCCGGCTTGGCGCATAGCGCCGGGCCCCAACGGACGGCGGATCTGACAAATGAGAAGTAACACATCAGCCGATCGATGAAACCGCTTTGAGCCGGACGCAGAGGTACTCTCACGACTGAAAGCCGACCCAATGCTTCCGTCACGGGACGCCCGGGATCGTACCCTGCCAAGATTCGTCCTGTGGGGTAATTCGGTAGAGCAGTGAGAACTTCCACTTCCCACCCCAATCCAGAAAGCTCCTGCCCCAGTTCAAAGAGACGTGTCTGAGCAGCGCCAATTTCAGGGGGAAAATATTGAGTCAGCAAAAGGATACGCGCCATAATCCTACACGAAGAAGTTAAGGCTGAGATGCAGCAGGTAAGCCTGCCGAACCTGACTCAGGGAACTTAATCATGGATTTGCGAATGAACAGCCCTCCTAGGACCCTGAGGCCCTTTAATTGCGCAATCAATTCAAAGCCACCCTTCTCGACGGCTCGCATGGAAGCACTATTCGTTGGAGAGACAATCGTATAGGCCTTACGACTGATATTGCGTTCTATCATGTCATTGAGAAGATAGCTTAAGGCGTAAGGGCAAACACCCTTTCCTCTATATTGGGGGGTAGTAAATCCATACCCTACGACTGGGATACGAGCATCAAACCCAAACCGTGAAGGCAACAGCGTATCAAAGGTGAGCCAATTCTCATGAATCACTTCTCCATCATTGAAGACAACGTATGCAAGCCTTTGTTCTGTCAGCCTCTTATCGATTCCATCTATCCCCGATGGGTGCTCCACGGAAAAACATTTGATTGATACAGAAGATGACAGACGGTGAGGGGAGATCTTAGGCGACTCTCTACTGAGATAAAGAAGCTCGTTCACATGATGAGGCCGAAGCGCTTCCAAAAGTTGTCGAGCCGACAACATTCGCAAACGACGTAGAATTAAACTCGCATTCATCTTGAGGCAGGAATCTGAGCTATTGCTTGTTCTTCAACTTCTGAATAATGCACCGTCTCCTTGCTCCATTGCCGGGCTGGTCCGGAGAACGATAAGGCCTGGTGGCTACCCACCACAGCCTTCTCGCAGGTTATTTCCCAGCCATCTGCGGTACGCACGAGCGATGCGGTGGCAAAATTAGTCAGCGCCTCTCGCAATGCGGCAAAGGATAACGTTACCAAGTCCTTCCGGCGTTGTTTCTCCGAAATATACTCAACATTTTCCACAAACTCCGGGATCAACGTCACGCCGGCATTTTCGCGAATAAAACAATTCATCGTCCCACCGTTCTCCTTTTGGTGACCAAAGTAACAATGGGCCAATAACAACCCATTCTGCTTACAGAGCAAGTCAACGTTTGAAGGCCTCAGTTGGAACCCCAAATGATTGCATAAGATCGTATCAAAGACCCACATCTTATCCTTGCTCATAAAACTACACTGTCCATTCATGTCATACAGAACCATCGGATTTTCATGGCAGTATTTTAGCCCCCGCACTTGAGCAGCAACGGACTCCCATGCCTTCATCTTCCAAGGCGCATGCATGATGGGACGCAGGTGGTATTGACCGAGCAAGTTTTTCAGAACAGAACTGCCGTAGTAAAATAGTTGAGGGATTCTTACTCGCTTTTTGTCCCACAGAAAGTAAAGCACATTGGAGAAGGCGAGGAATAATTGCCTTTGCGCCCAGATATCTACATTCCGTGCAGGATTTTCCCAAACATCAGTATAGGACCAGTAGTTCTCAATTCCAACCTGGCTTAACATATCCACCAAAGAGGCCCCTTCTTTAAGGGTCGCGCCTCTCGAAAAGAGATACTCTCCGGTCCCATGATCGATCCAAGTCCTTGGGGAGTACTGACTCATCATGTCAATTCTGCGCAAACACTCTGAAAGCGGAGGAGCGTCTCTCCCAGGGCTGAAACCATGGTAGGCTATTTCCGAGCCGCCCTCATATAACAGGTCAACAGACTTTTTGTATTCGAGCACATCTAGACCGGGTTCCGGTCTACCTATTTCAGGGTCGCTGCTTGGGAACACCCCTTTTGTAATACGAATATCGTTTTTAGAGAACACTTCAGACAAGAGGCTCAGCTTCACGACAGAATCATAATCCGGATGATCGGTTAAACAAATGGCAGAACGGGCGCCATGAGGATATGGCTCAAGCCAAACAGCATCATCCGTCGAGCCGAGCCTATTGACTCTCACGTAGATTTGCTCGTTAGTCGGAGACTTCTTCAGCTTATGCGCACCCCACAGGATAAGCCCTGAACCATATCTATCTTGAACCACGAACTGCGCAACTACAGCATCGTCTTGCTTATACAGCCTCAAGTGAGGGTACTTGGGAAGATCCACTTGATGCAGAATATTCCCTTCCCTTATCCAAAGGACACAACCGACAGGATAAGGCGGGTGAGCCTCGCGTAACAAAGGAAGGATTTGCCGGTCATGGCTGAGGAAGTATGCTTCTTCTGCCCGGAAAAAGCATGTCACCTGAATACGATCTGTGCCCTGAGTGGAGGTTGATATAGCAAGAGAGTATCTCGCGGACCAGACAGTCTCTTCGAGTATGGATATTGCGACTTCTTTCCGTGTCAGCTTGCCGTCTGATACGCTTTCCGAGGTCGCCTTGACCGTCACCATGGCCATATCAGTTTCTCAGTGCCACTATCCCTACTGGCGATCAATTGGCGGAATTATCCGTCCTTTCGAAATATCAACCGCGCATAGCGAGAAAAAGTGCGTTTATACTTCTTGAGTATCGGATACATTTTCATGAAGGCGGTAAATCTCCAATGAGAAAGAATACAGTACCGGGGGCTGGTAAATTTTATATGGGTAGGACGAAAGCCCATCTTGAATTGCGCCACTCCGGAACTTCCCGTTGAGGTAAGGTCGTACCCTCGCAACCCCATGGCGCGTGCCGTTTTCATGACGTGCCAATGCAAGAACGCCCCGACATTATAATCTTTATCCGTCCTGACGGTTCCTCCCATTAAGTAACTCCACCTTCGGCCCGCCCAAACACCGTAATGGGCTGCCAAAGTCCGTCCTTCCCGGCAGACGACCAAGACAACAGCCTGCCCTTTATGCACTTGCTCAATCAGTGTAGGACCAAACTCTTCCCAAGATCGGGTACTATACCCTTGCTCTTGCCCGTTCAATTCAATGATGGAATAGGCTTCCTTTAATTCCGACTCCTTGGTCACCCGATGCAGGGACAATCCATTTTTCTCGGACATCCGAATGTCACGCCTCTTGCCGCTGCTAAACCTTTTGAACATGTGCGCTTCCCACTCCTCGTCGGAGGCGATATTCCCAAAGTCTATCCAAAGCATCTGATTGGGGATTGCCATCAAGGCAAAGGGGAATCCGTCTCGAAAAGAAGCGCCGGTCGGCATTGTCACTGTAGGCAGAATGGCCGGATCGGAAAATTCCTGGGTAAAAGGTATCTTCAGCTGGAACAAGAACGCGCCAACAGATCTTGAATAGGATATCGCCTCTGTGATTAAGGAGGAGAAAGACCCTTCCTGCCCGACGTCGATGATCGGCCCCATCGGCGCGATCACAACATTCAACGGCCGCTTCCCAAATATGAGAAGACCTATTCCCCCAATCACGTGATCGTTTTCTTGGTGCTTGGCCACGATGATGTGATAGTCGAATCCATAAGTGCGAAAGCTCTTAAGGTATGTGGATAACTGACAGTAATGTCCGCGAGGCGAGGTCATAAGAAACTGATCCCACTGATTCAGTTCAGGCGAATCATGGCTGATGTGCTGAATGATCATTTCATCTTCTTTTTCTGTCCGGTCAGACTGGAGTTCTTCGCGTGAGCGTCGCGGGCTGAAGAAATCACCTCAACCGTAGTAGAGGCCCATTGTCGTATCCCACATGATGGGCCCCCATTATCGACGCTTTAGTAACAAGAGGACCGCTGGCCTGGCAGAACCGTAGTATTTCACGAACCATGCTGCAAAAGCAGAGAGCAGACCCTGGCTGATTCCGCTGAATGACCGTTTTATGCACTCGGACTCGCTTGAAGACATCACAGCCAATCTAGGATGAGGCTCAAACAGACGACGCGCGGCGGTGCAAGGGAAACCCGACGGAACCCAACTTCGAGACCAAGTTGGATTGATTCCTCATTGTTCGCTCACGATCTGCTTCATGTTCCCAAGCAAAGTAATCGAGAGCCTCGAAGATTTACAATCATACTCCTCTACACTGTATTACGAAATCTAGCAAGATGAAGATCTCGTCTGACATCGACATCCCACATCGTGATCGTTCCGACTGAGTCAGTCTTCGCCCACCTACCGACGAATAGGATACGAGCGCCTTGCCGTACTGCTCTCACGGCTGTTTATGAATGGAATGGGGAAAACCATCTGCTCCCCTTGTCCTGCATATATTCCAGGTCAACTCGCAGTATGAAAGCGCTCAGAGGATCAAACACATGCAGGCCAAATTTCTACAGCACGGATCGACAGAAGCGATAATACCGTGATGACGATTCTTGCTCATACCTTGCAGAAGCCCACTCCCACACCGACATTGTGCCAGTGGTCCGTCAAACAGGAACTGCTTCGGATTGACTATAGCCAGGATCGGCTGAGGTTCCGATGTCTCTTTGAACCTACATCGACTACAGTCAGCGCTTCGCCTGAAATCAACTCGTTTAATTTTCATTAATCTTATTATTAACTTACTGATCGATCTAAATTGGCACGATGGTTGCTTTAGCCGCAGCACATGGTACGGAACCTCATTCGGGGTAGCCATCCAATCAAAACATTGCCGCAGACTTGGGCTGTTGCAATTATTTTATTAGGAGACTCCATATGCTTCGACTCAAGCACACACTCATTGCCTACATCCTAACCACGGCTCTCTCGCCATCCGTTTCGACCAACGCAGCGACGTACTATGTCGCCACGAACGGAAGCAATAGCAACCCCGGCACAAGCTCCCAGCCGTGGCGGACCGTGGCCTATGCGGCGGACAGAATGGTCGCAGGGGATACGACCTATGTCAAGGGTGGGGTGTACAACGAGGGGCTCATTCGATTCAAGAGATCCGGCACCTCGTCGGCTCCAATCAAGCTCCTTAACGTTTCTGGCCAGTTCCCGATCATTGACTGCGTTGACAAGACCGCAGGTCAGATGATTCTTCTTCAAAACAGCTCCGGAAGTAAATATCGGATCGGCTGGATCACAATTGAGGGATTTGAGATAAGGGATTGCACCAATGGGATCAAGTGGTACAACCTCCACGATTCCACAATTAGGCGAAATTGGATTCACCACAACCAGATCGACAAAAGCGGTATTCTCGGGGTTGGTGGCTTTCGTGTTGTTATTGACCGTAATCGGCTCAACAATGTTGAAGGGCATGGTATCTACATAAACGGTTCCTCAATGACCCTTACGAACAACCTCCTTTACAATACCCGCAAATATGCGATTCAACTTAACGGCTCTGTGCTCTATGATTCTTCCCGGTTCCCAGGCTCGGAATTTGCTGAATCGCACAATTGGGTCATTGCCAACAATACCTTTGCGTATTCCCGAACCGAAGGTGCCATTACCATATGGGGCAGTAAATGTAATAATGCAAAAGTTCAAAACAACATTTTTTATGAGAACGCCTCCGCTGGTTCTTCCATCGCCGCGAACGGGATTACATTCCAATCCACTGGCGGTACTGGGATAAAGATTAATAACAATCTTGCCTTCGCGAGTGGATCTGGCGGCACGCGGTTTCTCACCGGCACGTCGGCGAAGGAAGGGGTCCATTACACACAATCCGGTAACATCGTGAACACGCTCAGTCCGAAATTTGTGAATGCCCCATCAACACTGCCATCATCGCCCAATTTCTCCCTGACTTCAGGAAGCCCGGCCATCGACAATGGGCTATCCCTGTCAGCCACCGTAATATCCTATCCTGGCACGACCCGACCAAAACTATCTGCCTATGATGTTGGCGCCTATGAGTACTACAGTGGTAGCACTACCTCCACTGCACCAACATCACTCCAGGTTGCTAACTGAAATGAAAGATCGGTTGGAGAAGGATAGCAGCTTCTTTTCAATCTTCAGTTCCACGGTTCGCATAGCACCCACCACCGCGCTGCGCTAGCAACGCGGTGGCTTAGGTCTGCAACCCATCTCCTCAGTCATTATCCATCCGTAGCTCAGAGCCTTATGCTTCAAGGCATTGGGCCTGGTGCCGTACCAGGGCGATGTGCCTCCAACGTAACCACAGCAACTAGCGCAAGGGCAGAGGCGTCAGCACCTCGAC encodes the following:
- a CDS encoding transcriptional regulator; this translates as MGVPLLDLKGHHEPLHKEIMAALEQTFQSQTFILGPDVGKLEERVAAYCQTKYGVGVTSGTDALLVALMALGIGPGDEVITTPYSFFATAGAVVRVGAKPVLVDIDPVTYNIDPAGIQSTLTARSKAIIPVHLYGQCADMAPIMDVAKQHNLSVIEDAAQAIGSEYHDGRRACSIGTIGCLSFFPSKNLGCLGDGGMAVTNDPDLAERMRVLRVHGSKPKYYHKWIGGNFRLDTIQAAVLNVKLNYLDGWTKRRQENATRYETLFKQSGLVQNKNVTLPEPAYRDSGVKHYHIYNQFVIRVEQRDALMGHLKQRGIGAEIYYPIPFHLQECFLYLGYREGDFPESERAAKETIAIPIYPELTMEQQTAVVEGIAAFYR